The Acidobacteriota bacterium genome contains the following window.
ATCCCTTTGCCATAAGTGCGGAGCGGGCGTTTGTGCTGACGACGGCTGATATTTTCCTATCGACCCTTATGGTGATCGTCGGCGGGATCGTCGCGTCGATCTTCGTCGGGCTTGTGGTTGGTTATTTCTTCTTCTATTTCCGCGACGGCAAACGCTCCAAGATGTACGCCTATACTGACGCTGGCGGAATGACACGCCTTAATCTGGATGGTTTTACGCCTGAGATCGTTCCGGACAGATTGCTTGGCGACTAGGCCGGCAGAGCATTGATCAATCTCTCAATATCCTCAGCGTTATTATAAAAATGTGGTGCGATCCGCAGGCGGTCCCCGCGCGGGCTGACGATGACGCCGACGGCTTCGAGTTCGGCCGCGATATGGTTTGACGGGATCCCGCCGCGATGTTTGATACAAACGATGGCTGATCTTTCTTCCGCGGACCGCGAGCTGATGATGTCGTAGTTTTTGCTGGCGAGGCCGTCGCAAACGTAGTTGGATAATTGCTCTAAATACCGCTGAATATTAACGGCCCCGGCATCGTGAAGGAGTTTTAGACTCTGTTCTAAGCCATAGAACAGAGATGCCGGACCAGTCCCGCTTTCCCATGCGAGAGCGGTCGGTTTGAACGGTTGAGCACGGTCCTCAAAATCCCAAGGCGTTTCGACGCTGATCCAGCCGACAAGTGTTGGTTTGACGCGCTCACGTGCTCTGTCCGATAGATAGATATAACCGCAGCCCTCAGGAGCACACAGCCATTTGTGGCTTGCTCCGCACGAAGCATCCACGAACTGAGCCGGCAGGTCGAAGGGCATTTGTCCCAAACCCTGAATGATATCCACACAAAATAAAGCGTCCACCGCACGAGCTGCACGGCCGATGCGTTCCAGATCCGCTTTGAAACCGGACGCGAACTGGATAGCGGAGATGGCAACGACCTTGGTATGCGCATCGATCATCGCGATCATTGTGTCGACGTCGACGCGGCCGCCGATTTCCTCACACAGTCTTAATTCGACGCCGTGATCATCGCGTATACTTCGCCAGGCGTAGAAATTCGCAGGAAACTCCCGGGCAAAACTGACTATGTTGTCACCCGCCTTCCAGGTTAGGCCGTTCGCGATCGACGCAAATCCATCCGACGTATTTCGCAAGAAAGCGACCTGCTCGGGGCGGACATTTAGCATCTCACTAATGATCGAGCGACATCTACCTTTGGTAGCGACCCATTCATTGAAGTTTACCGATCCGTTCGTTGCGACATCGGAGAGCTGCCAGTTGATCGCCTCGATAGCCGTGGTCGGTATCGGTGAAACGGCGGCACTGTTGAGGTAAGCGTATTTTTCCGTGGCCGGAAATAGTGAGCGGATAGCTGGGTTCATGGCAAATTTCCTTTGACAAACTGAGTCGACAAGGCGGATTATAAAAGGTTGAGGGGCGAACCACCAATCGCCCGCGTGTAAAAGGCGCAATGCCGAATTATGTTGGATCTACGGAAGAAAAATCAGGTTGAATTTGGACTCGTTTCGGTCTTTGACGACCGTGATATCGACGTCACCCATATCGCCAAAGAATCGCGTCAGGGGCTTTGGTCCGAAGGGTTTAAGCTGATCCGCGATATATTCCTGATAATCATCGTCTTCATCTTGTTCGGAGTCTTTTTTGTGCAGCCGGTTGTTGTTGAGGGCACGTCGATGCTGCCGCAGCTCCATGATGGCGAACGCCTTTTGGTTAACAAGCTGGTTTACTACCGCATCCAGAGCGTAAGCTGGGGCCACATCGAACGTGGCGACATCGTTGTTTTTTGGTTCCCGAACGATCCTGACAAATCTTATGTAAAGCGTGTCATCGGATTGCCAGGTGAGACGGTCGAACTGAGAAACGGGCGTGTCCTCGTGGACGGTAAGGAGCTGAACGAGGACTATCTCGACAAGGAATACACCCAGACAATGCCGCCGCCGATGGTGAAAAAGGTCGATGAGCATCACTACTTCGTTATGGGAGATAACCGCGATAATTCGTCCGATTCCCGCTACTGGGGCCTCGTTCCCGAAAAATACATCTACGGCAAAGCCTTTTTCCGCTACTGGAAGCCATCAAATATCGGATTTCTCGAACATGGCGAATACGAAAACGGCATCCCGCTAACACCGCCCGCAAAGAAAGAAACTCGTTTCGAAGAGAAGTAACTAAAGACTTTTAACAAAGGTCAGTTGAGCCACGATCACGCGGCGGTCAGTAGAAGAATTGCACAATTGCAGGCCTGATGTTATGAAGTTGATTCCATCGGAGTCGAGTGTTAGAAAACACTCAGAGTTTTGACAAGAAACTGACCCGATGGAATCAACAATGACAGTATACATCGGGGTTGATTTTCACCCATACGAGCA
Protein-coding sequences here:
- a CDS encoding aminotransferase class V-fold PLP-dependent enzyme, producing MNPAIRSLFPATEKYAYLNSAAVSPIPTTAIEAINWQLSDVATNGSVNFNEWVATKGRCRSIISEMLNVRPEQVAFLRNTSDGFASIANGLTWKAGDNIVSFAREFPANFYAWRSIRDDHGVELRLCEEIGGRVDVDTMIAMIDAHTKVVAISAIQFASGFKADLERIGRAARAVDALFCVDIIQGLGQMPFDLPAQFVDASCGASHKWLCAPEGCGYIYLSDRARERVKPTLVGWISVETPWDFEDRAQPFKPTALAWESGTGPASLFYGLEQSLKLLHDAGAVNIQRYLEQLSNYVCDGLASKNYDIISSRSAEERSAIVCIKHRGGIPSNHIAAELEAVGVIVSPRGDRLRIAPHFYNNAEDIERLINALPA
- the lepB gene encoding signal peptidase I, translating into MLDLRKKNQVEFGLVSVFDDRDIDVTHIAKESRQGLWSEGFKLIRDIFLIIIVFILFGVFFVQPVVVEGTSMLPQLHDGERLLVNKLVYYRIQSVSWGHIERGDIVVFWFPNDPDKSYVKRVIGLPGETVELRNGRVLVDGKELNEDYLDKEYTQTMPPPMVKKVDEHHYFVMGDNRDNSSDSRYWGLVPEKYIYGKAFFRYWKPSNIGFLEHGEYENGIPLTPPAKKETRFEEK